A window from Danio aesculapii chromosome 6, fDanAes4.1, whole genome shotgun sequence encodes these proteins:
- the nipa2 gene encoding magnesium transporter NIPA2 isoform X2: protein MGQDRGKYDFYIGLALAISSSIFIGGSFILKKKGLLRLARKGSMRAGQGGHAYLKEWLWWAGLLSMGAGEAANFAAYAFAPATLVTPLGALSVLVSAVLSSHFLTERLNLHGKLGCLLSILGSTTMVIHAPKEEEIDSLEDMAKKLVDPGFVVFATAVIIIALIFIFVLGPRHGQTNILVYITICSVIGALSVSCVKGLGIAIKEAIAGKPVLRNPLAWLLLLSLIACVSTQINYLNKALDIFNTSLVTPIYYVFFTTSVLSCSAILFKEWEHMGVDDIIGTLSGFVTIIVGIFLLHAFKDVSISLATLAVSIRKDERNGPVSNGMVAHNHSNYELLRNEVTEDFEDRESGLSFDSVSRRNGTMTVS, encoded by the exons ATGGGTCAAGACAGAGGAAAATACGATTTCTATATAGGCCTCGCTTTGGCCATAAGCTCCAGTATATTTATTGGCGGTAGCTTCATCTTAAAAAAGAAAGGACTCCTTCGTCTGGCCAGGAAGGGATCTATGCGGGCAG GGCAAGGAGGTCATGCATACTTAAAAGAATGGCTTTGGTGGGCCGGCTTGTTGTCAA TGGGGGCCGGTGAAGCTGCCAATTTTGCCGCATACGCCTTCGCTCCCGCCACCCTTGTTACTCCCCTCGGCGCTCTCAGTGTGCTAGTCAG TGCGGTACTGTCTTCGCACTTCCTGACCGAGAGGTTAAACCTGCATGGGAAGCTGGGCTGTCTGCTGAGTATCCTGGGCTCAACTACCATGGTGATCCATGCACCTAAGGAGGAGGAGATCGACAGTCTCGAGGACATGGCCAAAAAACTAGTTGATCCAG GCTTTGTGGTCTTTGCGACAGCTGTCATCATCATTGCTCTCATATTCATCTTCGTATTGGGTCCTCGCCACGGCCAGACCAACATCCTGGTCTACATCACCATCTGCTCTGTGATTGGTGCCCTGTCCGTCTCCTGCGTCAAAGGATTGGGCATCGCGATTAAAGAGGCCATCGCTGGGAAGCCAGTGTTGCGAAACCCGCTGGCCTGGCTGCTGCTTCTGAGCCTGATAGCCTGTGTTAGCACGCAGATCAACTACCTGAACAAAGCGCTGGACATCTTTAACACGTCTCTAGTGACGCCCATTTACTATGTGTTCTTCACCACCTCAGTGCTCTCCTGCTCTGCCATATTGTTCAAAGAATGGGAGCACATGGGCGTCGATGACATCATTGGCACCCTGAGTGGCTTCGTTACAATTATTGTGGGCATTTTCCTTCTGCATGCCTTTAAGGACGTTAGCATTAGCTTGGCGACTCTGGCTGTGTCCATCAGGAAGGACGAGAGGAACGGGCCTGTATCCAACGGCATGGTGGCTCACAACCACTCCAATTACGAGCTGCTACGTAATGAAGTCACAGAGGACTTTGAGGACCGAGAGTCCGGGTTGTCTTTTGACAGCGTCTCCAGAAGAAACGGCACCATGACGGTCTCTTAG
- the nipa2 gene encoding magnesium transporter NIPA2 isoform X1, whose amino-acid sequence MNVTHGLMSCNVCGVTSKNGFAVGQDCSSGLNLLCVYVNVTKGNLTNGTMGQDRGKYDFYIGLALAISSSIFIGGSFILKKKGLLRLARKGSMRAGQGGHAYLKEWLWWAGLLSMGAGEAANFAAYAFAPATLVTPLGALSVLVSAVLSSHFLTERLNLHGKLGCLLSILGSTTMVIHAPKEEEIDSLEDMAKKLVDPGFVVFATAVIIIALIFIFVLGPRHGQTNILVYITICSVIGALSVSCVKGLGIAIKEAIAGKPVLRNPLAWLLLLSLIACVSTQINYLNKALDIFNTSLVTPIYYVFFTTSVLSCSAILFKEWEHMGVDDIIGTLSGFVTIIVGIFLLHAFKDVSISLATLAVSIRKDERNGPVSNGMVAHNHSNYELLRNEVTEDFEDRESGLSFDSVSRRNGTMTVS is encoded by the exons TAACCCATGGTCTTATGAGCTGCAATGTGTGTGGTGTTACTTCTAAAAATG gttTTGCAGTTGGCCAGGACTGTTCCTCTGGATTGAATCTTTTGTGCGTGTATGTCAATGTGACCAAAGGAAACTTAACCAACGGCACTATGGGTCAAGACAGAGGAAAATACGATTTCTATATAGGCCTCGCTTTGGCCATAAGCTCCAGTATATTTATTGGCGGTAGCTTCATCTTAAAAAAGAAAGGACTCCTTCGTCTGGCCAGGAAGGGATCTATGCGGGCAG GGCAAGGAGGTCATGCATACTTAAAAGAATGGCTTTGGTGGGCCGGCTTGTTGTCAA TGGGGGCCGGTGAAGCTGCCAATTTTGCCGCATACGCCTTCGCTCCCGCCACCCTTGTTACTCCCCTCGGCGCTCTCAGTGTGCTAGTCAG TGCGGTACTGTCTTCGCACTTCCTGACCGAGAGGTTAAACCTGCATGGGAAGCTGGGCTGTCTGCTGAGTATCCTGGGCTCAACTACCATGGTGATCCATGCACCTAAGGAGGAGGAGATCGACAGTCTCGAGGACATGGCCAAAAAACTAGTTGATCCAG GCTTTGTGGTCTTTGCGACAGCTGTCATCATCATTGCTCTCATATTCATCTTCGTATTGGGTCCTCGCCACGGCCAGACCAACATCCTGGTCTACATCACCATCTGCTCTGTGATTGGTGCCCTGTCCGTCTCCTGCGTCAAAGGATTGGGCATCGCGATTAAAGAGGCCATCGCTGGGAAGCCAGTGTTGCGAAACCCGCTGGCCTGGCTGCTGCTTCTGAGCCTGATAGCCTGTGTTAGCACGCAGATCAACTACCTGAACAAAGCGCTGGACATCTTTAACACGTCTCTAGTGACGCCCATTTACTATGTGTTCTTCACCACCTCAGTGCTCTCCTGCTCTGCCATATTGTTCAAAGAATGGGAGCACATGGGCGTCGATGACATCATTGGCACCCTGAGTGGCTTCGTTACAATTATTGTGGGCATTTTCCTTCTGCATGCCTTTAAGGACGTTAGCATTAGCTTGGCGACTCTGGCTGTGTCCATCAGGAAGGACGAGAGGAACGGGCCTGTATCCAACGGCATGGTGGCTCACAACCACTCCAATTACGAGCTGCTACGTAATGAAGTCACAGAGGACTTTGAGGACCGAGAGTCCGGGTTGTCTTTTGACAGCGTCTCCAGAAGAAACGGCACCATGACGGTCTCTTAG